The proteins below are encoded in one region of Candidatus Cloacimonadota bacterium:
- a CDS encoding lamin tail domain-containing protein yields the protein MAIGTGYTGTVTCSSSGAPNATVSLSGTVTAPPPPNAPTATAATNVANTSFTANWNAVTGATGYYLDVYTKQAGTNASDLFFSEYIEGTSNNKAIEIYNGTGAAVDLSGYTVYLYTGGSATPTATLALSGNLANKDVYVIANSSAGSAILAIADITSGVANYNGNDALSLWNETTSSYADIFGCIGEDPGTIWGTDPYVTAEKTLVRKSSISGGVTSSQSGFPTLATEWDSYAQDTFTYLGSHTMAGGTTITYVSGYQNLNVNNVLTYNVTGLTAGTTYYYVVRAYNAYGTSGDSNEIEVTTTSTSPLITLSTDTLTGFTYMEGSGPSAEQNFTVSGSNLTANISIDAPTDYQISTGTGAAFDANMADPLTLTQSGGTVGTTTIYVRLKAGLSAGDYNSEVITASSSGADNKTVTCNGTVTAIPDPEITVSATTLSGFSYMVGSGPSAEQSFTVSGTYLTANISLDAPADYEISTGTGTAFDTNMADPIVLTAAKLDVAETTIYVRLKAGLAEGAYDGELITITSTDAETKTVILNGYVQTSDVPFLYWDFNDGAPGSGVNWTQPVAANYGTGFLTYTFANAVSFTGTTLNTMVGDVVNGGSFVPQGGTGNVNNGKEFVMTVNTTDLENITLTYATQRTSTGFTDQAIWYSLDGGQNYTLFTTFTSIASSWEVKEVDFSSVTGANDNPNFMVKIVLDGASGTQGTGNNRFDNISFFGDEEDVNPVELASFTATISAQNYITLTWVTQTETGMRGYYIYRDTDSNFAGAQNVSPLIPSANSSQMQTYMFEDTEVFETGTYFYWLQTNDMDGTVGFHGPVSVFFNALGDNPTPEIPLVTELKSVYPNPFNPVVFIPFSLAKDSNVSFKIYNARGQIVKHFELGSKAAGNYRITWDGTDYHGDTLSNGVYQIVMTAGSQVYQTKTTLLK from the coding sequence TTGGCCATTGGCACAGGATACACCGGAACTGTGACCTGCTCTTCCTCCGGAGCCCCCAATGCGACTGTTTCCCTGAGCGGAACGGTAACAGCCCCACCACCACCCAATGCTCCTACCGCCACGGCAGCCACGAATGTTGCCAACACCAGTTTCACAGCCAACTGGAACGCGGTCACTGGCGCCACCGGCTACTACTTGGATGTCTATACCAAGCAGGCTGGCACAAACGCCAGCGACCTATTCTTCTCAGAATACATTGAAGGAACTTCCAACAACAAAGCGATAGAGATTTATAACGGAACAGGCGCAGCGGTTGATCTGAGCGGTTACACGGTATATTTATACACGGGCGGGTCAGCAACCCCCACAGCCACGCTGGCGTTGTCCGGGAACCTGGCCAACAAAGATGTCTATGTGATAGCCAACTCCTCTGCTGGATCGGCCATCCTGGCTATTGCGGATATAACCTCTGGCGTTGCCAATTATAATGGCAACGATGCTTTGTCATTGTGGAACGAAACCACAAGTTCATATGCAGATATATTTGGCTGCATCGGCGAAGATCCGGGAACCATCTGGGGCACTGATCCTTACGTAACAGCCGAGAAGACTCTTGTGCGCAAGAGCTCAATTTCCGGTGGAGTTACTTCCAGTCAATCCGGATTCCCAACCCTGGCCACTGAGTGGGACAGCTACGCCCAAGACACCTTTACTTATCTCGGCTCTCACACCATGGCGGGTGGCACGACCATCACTTATGTCTCCGGATATCAAAACCTGAACGTCAACAATGTCCTTACATACAACGTCACCGGCCTCACTGCCGGCACCACCTATTACTATGTGGTGCGGGCTTACAACGCTTACGGGACCAGCGGCGACTCCAACGAGATCGAAGTTACCACCACCAGCACCTCTCCGCTGATCACTCTGAGCACAGACACCCTCACCGGTTTCACCTACATGGAAGGCAGCGGACCCTCGGCTGAGCAGAACTTCACCGTGAGCGGCAGCAACCTGACCGCCAACATCAGCATCGACGCTCCCACCGATTACCAGATCTCGACTGGAACCGGCGCGGCCTTTGATGCCAACATGGCCGATCCCCTCACCCTCACCCAGAGTGGCGGCACAGTGGGCACCACCACCATCTACGTGCGCCTCAAGGCCGGCCTCAGCGCTGGTGACTACAACAGTGAAGTGATTACTGCCTCCTCCAGCGGCGCGGACAACAAGACCGTTACCTGCAACGGCACTGTTACCGCGATCCCGGATCCCGAGATCACAGTCAGCGCCACCACTCTGAGTGGCTTCAGCTATATGGTAGGCAGCGGCCCTTCAGCCGAACAGAGCTTCACCGTCAGCGGAACTTACCTGACTGCCAACATCAGTCTGGACGCTCCTGCTGACTACGAAATCTCGACTGGCACCGGCACGGCTTTCGATACCAACATGGCCGACCCCATCGTCCTCACAGCCGCTAAGCTTGATGTGGCGGAGACTACAATCTACGTGCGCCTCAAAGCCGGCCTGGCCGAAGGCGCCTATGACGGAGAGCTGATCACTATCACCTCCACCGATGCTGAAACCAAGACTGTGATTTTAAACGGTTATGTCCAAACCAGCGATGTGCCCTTCCTCTACTGGGATTTTAATGATGGCGCCCCCGGTTCAGGAGTCAACTGGACTCAACCCGTTGCCGCCAACTACGGCACAGGCTTTCTCACCTACACCTTTGCTAACGCTGTTTCATTCACTGGGACTACCTTAAATACCATGGTCGGTGATGTTGTTAACGGTGGCTCATTTGTACCACAGGGTGGAACTGGCAATGTGAATAACGGTAAAGAGTTCGTCATGACGGTCAATACTACAGACCTCGAGAACATCACTTTAACCTATGCCACCCAAAGGACCAGCACCGGTTTCACCGACCAGGCCATCTGGTACAGTCTGGACGGCGGACAAAACTACACCCTATTTACCACGTTCACATCCATCGCGTCATCTTGGGAAGTGAAAGAGGTTGACTTTTCCTCCGTTACTGGCGCAAACGACAACCCCAATTTCATGGTCAAGATCGTGCTGGATGGAGCCTCTGGCACACAGGGTACTGGCAACAACCGTTTCGACAACATCAGCTTCTTCGGCGATGAAGAAGACGTCAACCCCGTGGAACTGGCCTCCTTCACCGCCACCATCAGCGCCCAGAACTACATCACCCTCACCTGGGTTACCCAGACCGAGACCGGGATGCGCGGCTATTACATCTACCGCGACACCGACAGCAACTTCGCCGGAGCCCAGAACGTGAGCCCTCTGATCCCCTCGGCCAACAGCTCCCAAATGCAGACCTACATGTTCGAGGACACCGAGGTTTTCGAGACCGGCACCTATTTCTACTGGCTGCAGACCAACGACATGGACGGCACCGTGGGCTTTCACGGTCCTGTGAGCGTTTTCTTCAACGCCCTGGGCGACAACCCCACCCCGGAAATTCCGCTGGTCACCGAGCTGAAATCCGTGTATCCGAACCCCTTCAATCCAGTGGTCTTCATCCCCTTCAGCCTGGCCAAGGACAGCAATGTGAGCTTCAAGATCTACAACGCCCGCGGGCAGATCGTGAAACACTTTGAGCTGGGTAGCAAGGCCGCCGGAAATTACCGCATCACCTGGGACGGCACCGACTACCATGGAGACACTCTCTCCAACGGCGTCTATCAGATCGTGATGACGGCAGGCAGCCAGGTTTACCAGACCAAAACAACCCTGTTGAAATAA